In Ectothiorhodospiraceae bacterium 2226, a single window of DNA contains:
- a CDS encoding VWA domain-containing protein, whose protein sequence is MSIHLEDYSEILEDLGEHAADVLRGAWHEATRVFSPYGLKTYYLEGARGLHSLGRGSDIVIAFIEEAPEVAREIGEDAVGELLNATIRMYSKTSAAVIALVVGTSSTAARRLADLELFRGYLRLLDTLLAQAPRGVRPMLERLDTLLGYLTLGGLRRWAMWGAHAHKLDFEAQVAYFSLATPEAEAVLQKERRGTLFVDVQRRINIYLRALWARDFYMKPTSGDFESREGYRPYIEGFLMHLPDAYDDIEDIGGQHLYRAAAAHAAAHMVYTVANMPGEKPSGVVRALVELLEDARVEALALRKFPGLRQIWQPLHRASPDDGEAPAVLLARTARALLDGDYADPHPFVAQARAAFAARDADLESNTVSWELGHELADAFPVSGGFNAEREYPDIAYRDDNRYVWEYGAQTEEFERVQLGLGRQQRRYVTLTEMLNTLDVPYAGDDAEEIWVLSTEFFRDSEDTSINEQEGKPPLALPAHYHEWDYQMQLERPHWCTVLEKRPPSGDVGVIEAIADKHKPLIGRLKYLIEAMQPQGVQRLRKQPEGDELDVNALVQAMVDVRMGHQPDPRVYIRNLRKVRDLSVLVLIDLSESTNETVAGTDTTVLDLAREATALLADALDRIGDPFAIHGFDSNGRHDVEYFRFKDFDVPYDDKAKARLAGMTGQLSTRMGTAIRHAGTVLRRQPTNKKLLLIVTDGEPADNDVRDPQYLRFDAKRAVEEVAKHGVYTFCMSLDPRADEYVERIFGARHFMVLDHVARLPEKLPMLYAGLTR, encoded by the coding sequence ATGAGCATTCATCTCGAAGACTACAGCGAGATCCTCGAGGACCTGGGGGAACACGCGGCCGACGTGCTGCGCGGCGCCTGGCACGAGGCCACGCGCGTCTTCTCGCCGTACGGGCTCAAGACCTACTACCTCGAAGGCGCGCGCGGCCTGCATTCGCTGGGCCGCGGGTCGGATATCGTCATCGCCTTCATCGAAGAGGCCCCCGAGGTCGCGCGTGAGATCGGCGAGGACGCCGTCGGCGAGCTGCTGAACGCCACCATCCGCATGTACTCCAAGACCAGCGCGGCGGTCATCGCGCTGGTCGTCGGCACCAGCTCCACCGCCGCCCGCCGCCTGGCGGACCTTGAGCTCTTCCGCGGTTACCTGCGCCTGCTCGACACGCTGCTCGCGCAGGCCCCGCGCGGCGTGCGTCCCATGCTCGAGCGCCTCGATACGCTGCTCGGCTACCTCACGCTCGGCGGCCTGCGCCGCTGGGCGATGTGGGGCGCGCACGCACACAAGCTCGACTTCGAGGCGCAGGTCGCCTACTTCAGCCTGGCCACACCCGAGGCGGAGGCGGTGCTGCAGAAGGAGCGGCGCGGCACGCTGTTCGTGGACGTGCAGCGGCGCATCAATATCTACCTGCGCGCGCTGTGGGCCCGCGATTTCTACATGAAGCCCACCAGCGGCGACTTCGAGTCGCGCGAGGGGTACCGGCCCTATATCGAGGGCTTTCTGATGCACCTGCCCGATGCCTACGACGACATCGAGGACATCGGCGGACAGCATCTGTATCGCGCGGCGGCGGCGCACGCCGCGGCGCACATGGTGTACACGGTCGCCAACATGCCCGGCGAGAAGCCGAGCGGTGTGGTGCGCGCGTTGGTGGAGTTGCTCGAGGACGCGCGCGTGGAGGCGCTCGCGCTGCGTAAGTTTCCCGGGCTGCGACAGATCTGGCAGCCGCTGCACCGCGCCTCGCCCGACGATGGCGAGGCCCCGGCGGTCCTGCTGGCGCGCACCGCGCGCGCCTTGCTGGATGGCGACTATGCCGATCCGCATCCCTTCGTGGCGCAGGCGCGCGCGGCCTTCGCGGCCCGGGACGCGGACCTGGAGAGCAATACCGTGAGCTGGGAGCTCGGCCACGAGCTGGCCGACGCCTTTCCGGTCAGCGGCGGGTTCAATGCCGAGCGCGAGTATCCCGACATCGCGTATCGCGACGACAACCGTTATGTCTGGGAGTACGGCGCCCAGACCGAGGAGTTCGAGCGCGTGCAGCTCGGCCTCGGGCGCCAGCAGCGGCGCTACGTGACGCTCACGGAGATGTTGAACACCCTCGACGTGCCCTACGCGGGCGACGACGCGGAGGAGATTTGGGTGCTGTCCACGGAGTTCTTCCGCGATTCCGAGGACACCAGCATCAACGAACAGGAGGGCAAGCCCCCGCTCGCGCTGCCCGCTCACTACCACGAGTGGGATTATCAGATGCAGCTCGAGCGCCCGCACTGGTGCACCGTGCTCGAGAAGCGCCCGCCCAGCGGCGACGTGGGCGTCATCGAGGCCATCGCGGACAAGCACAAGCCGCTCATCGGCCGCCTGAAGTATCTGATCGAGGCGATGCAGCCGCAGGGTGTGCAGCGCCTGCGCAAGCAGCCCGAGGGCGACGAGCTCGACGTCAATGCGCTGGTGCAGGCGATGGTCGACGTGCGCATGGGCCATCAACCCGACCCGCGGGTGTACATCCGCAACCTGCGCAAGGTGCGCGATCTGTCGGTGCTGGTGTTGATCGACCTGTCCGAGTCCACCAACGAGACGGTGGCGGGGACCGACACCACGGTGCTGGATCTCGCGCGCGAGGCGACCGCGCTGCTCGCCGACGCGCTCGACCGCATCGGCGATCCCTTCGCCATCCACGGCTTCGACTCCAACGGGCGCCACGACGTCGAGTATTTCCGCTTCAAGGACTTCGATGTCCCGTATGACGACAAGGCCAAGGCGCGCCTCGCCGGCATGACCGGGCAGCTGTCCACCCGCATGGGGACCGCGATCCGCCATGCGGGCACGGTGCTGCGCCGCCAGCCGACCAACAAGAAGCTGCTGCTCATCGTCACCGACGGAGAACCGGCGGACAATGATGTGCGCGATCCGCAGTACCTGCGATTTGACGCCAAGCGCGCGGTGGAGGAGGTGGCCAAGCACGGGGTGTACACCTTCTGCATGAGTCTCGACCCGCGCGCCGACGAGTATGTCGAGCGCATCTTCGGCGCCCGCCACTTCATGGTGCTGGACCACGTGGCGCGGCTGCCGGAGAAGCTGCCCATGCTCTATGCCGGACTGACGCGCTAG
- the purE gene encoding 5-(carboxyamino)imidazole ribonucleotide mutase, which yields MAKPLVGVIMGSQSDWPVMQHAVEQLKNLGVAYEARVVSAHRTPDLLFSYAETAAERGLKCIIAGAGGAAHLPGMLAAKTLVPVLGVPVTSRNLKGLDSLLSIVQMPKGVPVATFAIGEAGAANAGLFAAAMLAREDAALAERLQSFRAEQEQAVLDTRLPDPP from the coding sequence ATGGCGAAACCCCTAGTCGGCGTCATAATGGGTAGTCAAAGCGACTGGCCGGTGATGCAGCACGCCGTCGAGCAGCTCAAGAACCTGGGCGTGGCGTACGAGGCGCGCGTGGTATCCGCGCACCGCACCCCCGATCTCTTGTTCTCCTACGCCGAGACGGCCGCCGAGCGCGGGCTCAAGTGCATCATCGCCGGTGCGGGCGGGGCAGCCCACCTGCCGGGGATGCTGGCGGCCAAGACGCTGGTGCCGGTGCTCGGCGTGCCGGTGACCTCGCGCAATCTGAAGGGCCTCGATTCGCTGCTGTCCATCGTGCAGATGCCCAAGGGCGTGCCGGTCGCGACCTTTGCGATCGGCGAGGCCGGTGCGGCCAACGCGGGCCTGTTCGCCGCGGCGATGCTGGCGCGCGAGGACGCCGCGCTCGCCGAGCGCCTGCAGAGCTTCCGCGCGGAACAGGAGCAGGCCGTGCTAGACACGCGCCTGCCCGACCCGCCATGA
- a CDS encoding 5-(carboxyamino)imidazole ribonucleotide synthase translates to MILPGSTLGVLGGGQLGRMFTVAARTMGYHVVVLDPDPDSPAGALASEHLCADYRDAGALARMGEICAAVTVEFENVPADSLAYLADHSLVRPGPQALALVQDRLQEKTFLASRGFPTPPFAVVEQASQAEAAFAQVGGAGVLKVSRFGYDGKGQARVADAREVAQAFEAMGRQTCVLERFLDLEAELSVVLARGADGAVAAFPVVENQHRHGILDRSLCPARVEPAVADQALHMAQAIAEALDYCGVMAVEFFLLPQGRLVVNEIAPRPHNSGHFTGDACLSSQFEQQVRALCGLPLAPTELHTPTVMVNLLGDSWSEGEPDWGALLRHNRIKLHLYGKGAARPGRKMGHYNCLGPQLADAIALADRTQQALKGGRWTD, encoded by the coding sequence ATGATCCTCCCCGGCTCGACCCTGGGCGTGCTGGGCGGCGGCCAGCTCGGGCGCATGTTCACGGTGGCGGCCCGCACCATGGGCTACCACGTGGTGGTGCTCGATCCCGATCCCGACAGCCCGGCGGGGGCGCTGGCCAGCGAGCACCTGTGCGCCGATTACCGCGATGCCGGCGCGCTGGCGCGCATGGGCGAGATCTGCGCCGCGGTGACGGTGGAGTTCGAGAACGTCCCCGCCGACAGCCTCGCCTACCTGGCCGATCATTCGCTGGTGCGTCCCGGGCCGCAGGCGCTCGCGCTGGTGCAGGACCGGCTGCAGGAGAAGACCTTCCTGGCCTCGCGCGGGTTTCCCACCCCGCCGTTCGCGGTCGTCGAACAGGCGAGCCAGGCCGAGGCGGCCTTTGCCCAGGTCGGTGGCGCCGGGGTGCTGAAGGTCAGCCGCTTCGGCTACGACGGCAAGGGGCAGGCGCGGGTGGCGGACGCGCGCGAGGTGGCCCAGGCCTTCGAGGCGATGGGCCGTCAGACCTGCGTGCTGGAGCGTTTCCTGGATCTGGAGGCCGAACTGTCGGTGGTGCTGGCGCGCGGGGCGGACGGCGCCGTGGCCGCGTTTCCGGTGGTGGAGAACCAGCACCGGCACGGCATCCTCGACCGCAGTCTATGTCCGGCCCGGGTGGAGCCGGCGGTGGCCGATCAGGCGCTGCACATGGCGCAGGCCATCGCCGAGGCCCTCGACTACTGCGGCGTGATGGCGGTGGAGTTCTTTCTGCTGCCGCAGGGGCGTCTGGTGGTCAACGAGATCGCGCCCCGGCCGCACAACAGCGGACACTTCACCGGCGACGCCTGCCTCAGCAGCCAGTTCGAGCAGCAGGTGCGGGCGCTGTGCGGCCTGCCGCTCGCCCCCACCGAACTGCACACGCCGACGGTGATGGTGAACCTGCTGGGCGATTCGTGGTCGGAAGGGGAGCCGGATTGGGGCGCGCTGCTGCGTCACAACCGGATCAAGCTTCACCTCTATGGCAAAGGCGCCGCGCGCCCCGGCCGCAAGATGGGGCACTACAACTGCCTGGGGCCGCAACTCGCCGACGCCATCGCGCTCGCCGACCGCACGCAACAGGCCCTCAAAGGTGGTCGCTGGACTGACTAA
- a CDS encoding transposase — MHGLLELSTWGYVAVALALTHLTIVSVTVYLHRHQAHRALDLHPVVAHAFRFWLWLTTGMVTKEWAAVHRKHHARCEGPEDPHSPQVAGIWRVLFGGALLYRREAQNRETLEKYGRGTPDDWLERRVYGAHPALGILLMLAVNVVLFGAVGLLIWLVQMVWIPFWAAGVINGVGHYFGYRNYECPDASRNIFPWGILIGGEELHNNHHTYASSAKLSSKWYEFDIGWMYIRLLETVGLARVKKVAPKPAPLHAAQAAQALLANRFQLMAQYARHVVARVHRDELREVADPRRRSLLRRARRLLVRDETLLDERRRARLAAALADSPRLEAVYRYKEQLQGIWRQSARTQEQRLNDLLAWCREAERSGVRALQEFAQTLRAHCATQVGTLAAS, encoded by the coding sequence TTGCACGGTCTGCTCGAACTGTCCACTTGGGGGTATGTCGCCGTCGCGCTGGCGCTGACGCACCTCACCATCGTATCCGTCACCGTCTACCTGCACCGCCACCAGGCGCATCGCGCGCTGGACCTGCACCCGGTCGTGGCGCACGCGTTTCGCTTCTGGTTGTGGCTGACCACCGGGATGGTCACCAAGGAGTGGGCGGCGGTGCACCGCAAGCATCACGCCCGCTGCGAGGGGCCGGAGGATCCGCACAGCCCACAGGTGGCGGGTATCTGGCGCGTGCTGTTCGGCGGCGCGCTCCTGTATCGGCGTGAGGCCCAGAACCGCGAGACGCTGGAGAAGTACGGTCGCGGTACGCCCGATGACTGGCTGGAGCGCCGTGTGTACGGCGCGCACCCCGCCCTCGGCATTCTGCTGATGCTCGCCGTGAATGTGGTTCTCTTCGGCGCGGTCGGCCTGCTCATCTGGCTGGTGCAGATGGTGTGGATCCCGTTCTGGGCCGCCGGCGTGATCAACGGGGTGGGCCACTACTTCGGCTACCGCAACTACGAGTGCCCGGACGCCTCGCGCAACATCTTCCCCTGGGGCATCCTGATCGGCGGCGAGGAGCTGCACAACAACCATCACACCTACGCCAGCTCGGCCAAGCTCAGCTCCAAGTGGTACGAGTTCGATATCGGCTGGATGTACATCCGGCTGCTCGAGACGGTCGGCCTCGCGCGGGTCAAGAAGGTGGCGCCCAAGCCGGCGCCCCTGCACGCCGCCCAAGCCGCGCAGGCGCTGCTCGCCAACCGCTTCCAGTTGATGGCGCAGTATGCCCGCCATGTGGTGGCGCGGGTGCACCGCGATGAGCTGCGCGAGGTGGCCGACCCGCGTCGGCGCAGCCTGCTGCGCCGGGCGCGCCGCCTACTGGTGCGCGACGAGACCCTGCTGGACGAGCGTCGGCGCGCGCGCTTGGCGGCGGCGCTGGCGGACAGCCCGCGGCTGGAGGCGGTGTACCGCTATAAGGAGCAGTTGCAAGGGATCTGGCGCCAGTCGGCCCGCACGCAGGAGCAGCGTTTGAACGACCTGCTCGCGTGGTGCCGCGAGGCCGAGCGCAGTGGTGTCCGTGCCCTGCAGGAGTTTGCGCAGACACTGCGCGCCCATTGCGCGACGCAAGTCGGCACCCTGGCGGCGTCGTAA
- a CDS encoding YaeQ family protein, with protein sequence MALSATTYKVELDLSDLDRGVFEAPRFTLARHPSETVERLVVRILAYALWYEPQLAFGRDLSDNTEPALVHVGLDGRLLHGIEVGQPDAERLVRSARRAERLSLLAYGNVRVWASRTLPLLEGVSNLAVAAVEADALADLARDLPRNLRWGVMISENSLFVTDARGQHEVPLEWLRGQRRAD encoded by the coding sequence ATGGCACTCTCCGCGACCACCTACAAGGTCGAACTCGACCTGAGCGACCTCGACCGCGGCGTGTTCGAGGCGCCGCGCTTCACGCTCGCGCGTCACCCGTCCGAGACCGTCGAGCGGCTGGTGGTGCGCATCCTCGCCTATGCGCTGTGGTACGAGCCGCAGCTCGCCTTCGGGCGCGACCTTTCCGACAATACCGAACCTGCTCTGGTGCACGTCGGCCTCGACGGGCGGTTGCTGCACGGGATCGAAGTGGGGCAGCCCGATGCCGAGCGGCTGGTGCGCAGCGCGCGCCGGGCCGAGCGCTTGTCCCTGCTCGCCTACGGCAATGTGCGCGTATGGGCCTCGCGCACCCTCCCGCTGCTGGAGGGCGTGTCGAACCTCGCCGTCGCCGCGGTGGAGGCGGACGCGCTGGCCGATCTGGCGCGGGACCTCCCGCGCAACCTGCGCTGGGGGGTGATGATCAGCGAGAACAGCTTGTTCGTGACCGACGCGCGCGGCCAGCACGAGGTGCCGCTCGAGTGGCTGCGCGGCCAACGCAGAGCAGACTGA
- the rpmG gene encoding 50S ribosomal protein L33 → MRDKIKLVSSAGTGHFYTTTKNKRTMPEKMEIKKFDPVVRKHVMYKEAKIK, encoded by the coding sequence ATGCGTGACAAGATCAAGTTGGTTTCCAGCGCCGGTACGGGCCACTTCTACACCACGACCAAGAACAAGCGCACCATGCCGGAAAAGATGGAGATCAAGAAGTTCGATCCCGTCGTGCGCAAGCATGTGATGTACAAGGAAGCCAAGATCAAGTAA
- the rpmB gene encoding 50S ribosomal protein L28, whose protein sequence is MSKVCQITGKGPMSGNNVSHAHNKTRRRFLPNLQTHRFWVESENRWVKLRISTKGMRMIDKLGIDQILADLRARGEKV, encoded by the coding sequence ATGTCGAAGGTATGTCAAATCACGGGCAAGGGCCCGATGTCTGGAAACAACGTCTCGCACGCGCACAACAAGACGCGTCGGCGCTTTCTGCCCAACCTGCAGACGCACCGCTTCTGGGTTGAGAGCGAGAACCGCTGGGTGAAGCTGCGCATCAGCACCAAGGGCATGCGCATGATCGACAAGCTGGGTATCGACCAGATTCTGGCCGACCTGCGCGCCCGCGGCGAGAAGGTATAA
- the radC gene encoding DNA repair protein RadC produces the protein MRITDWPAAERPREKLLKDGPGALSDAELLAIFLRVGTRGQTAVDLARGLLARFGSLRALLDAPLDAFCACPGLGDAKYAQLQAVLEMARRHLMEGLARGEALTDPGNARTYLRARLRGFQHEVFTCLFLDNRHRVIRCEELFTGTIDGASVHPREVVKRALALNAAAVILAHNHPSGVAEPSRADIAITQRLREALGLVDIRVLDHFIVGDLETVSLAERGLM, from the coding sequence ATGCGCATCACCGACTGGCCGGCGGCCGAACGACCACGCGAGAAGCTGCTGAAGGACGGCCCCGGCGCCCTGTCGGACGCCGAGCTATTGGCCATCTTTCTGCGTGTGGGCACCCGGGGCCAGACCGCGGTCGACCTCGCCCGGGGTCTGCTCGCCCGCTTCGGTTCCCTGCGCGCCCTGCTCGATGCGCCGCTCGACGCCTTCTGTGCCTGCCCCGGCCTCGGCGACGCCAAGTACGCCCAGCTGCAGGCGGTGCTCGAGATGGCGCGCCGCCACCTCATGGAGGGCCTGGCGCGCGGCGAGGCCCTCACCGACCCCGGCAACGCCCGCACCTACCTACGCGCCCGCCTGCGCGGCTTCCAGCACGAGGTGTTCACCTGTTTGTTCCTGGACAACCGTCATCGGGTGATCCGCTGCGAGGAGCTGTTCACCGGCACCATCGACGGCGCCAGCGTGCACCCGCGCGAGGTGGTGAAACGGGCGCTCGCGCTGAACGCGGCGGCCGTGATCCTGGCGCACAATCACCCCTCCGGCGTGGCCGAGCCGAGCCGCGCCGACATCGCCATCACGCAACGCCTGCGCGAGGCGCTCGGTCTGGTGGACATCCGCGTGCTCGACCACTTCATCGTGGGCGACCTGGAGACGGTTTCCCTGGCCGAACGCGGCCTGATGTGA
- the coaBC gene encoding bifunctional phosphopantothenoylcysteine decarboxylase/phosphopantothenate--cysteine ligase CoaBC, which produces MYTDLTQRRVLLGVGGGIAAYKAPDLVRRLRERGADVRVVMTEAATAFITPLTLQAVSGRAVHQALLSAESEAAMGHIELARWAELVLIAPATADLMARLAHGHANDLLTTLCLASAAPLVLAPAMNRQMWAHPATQANAAALAARGVTLLGPAEGEQACGEVGAGRMLEPLALAEAIAARLAPAGPLGGRRVLITAGPTREPLDPVRYLTNRSSGRMGYAVARAAREAGAEVTLISGPVTLAAPAGVECLRVESAAEMAAAVRAQVAACDIFIGAAAVADYRAATPAEHKIKKQGETLTLELVRNPDILAEVAARDPRPFTVGFAAETDDLTGHAASKLRAKGLDMIAANRVGAGLGFDVAHNALLVLWPGGDRDLGEADKLTLARRLIELVGERYAAAVGAARP; this is translated from the coding sequence ATGTATACCGACCTTACTCAGCGGCGCGTCCTGCTCGGGGTCGGCGGCGGCATCGCGGCCTATAAGGCCCCCGATCTCGTCCGCCGGCTGCGCGAGCGCGGCGCCGACGTGCGCGTGGTGATGACCGAGGCCGCTACCGCCTTCATTACGCCGCTGACGCTGCAGGCAGTCAGCGGGCGCGCGGTACACCAAGCGCTGCTGAGCGCCGAGAGCGAGGCGGCCATGGGCCACATCGAGCTGGCGCGCTGGGCCGAGCTCGTGTTGATCGCGCCCGCCACCGCCGACCTCATGGCGCGCCTGGCGCACGGTCACGCGAACGACCTGCTCACCACGCTGTGCTTGGCCAGCGCCGCGCCGCTAGTGCTCGCCCCGGCGATGAACCGCCAGATGTGGGCCCATCCGGCCACGCAGGCCAACGCGGCCGCCCTGGCCGCGCGCGGCGTGACCTTGCTCGGGCCGGCGGAGGGCGAACAGGCCTGCGGGGAAGTGGGCGCGGGCCGCATGCTGGAGCCGCTGGCCCTGGCCGAGGCGATCGCCGCCCGATTGGCGCCGGCGGGCCCGCTCGGCGGGCGGCGCGTGCTGATCACGGCGGGCCCCACGCGAGAGCCGCTGGATCCGGTGCGCTACCTCACCAACCGCAGCTCGGGGCGCATGGGTTATGCCGTGGCGCGCGCCGCGCGCGAGGCGGGCGCCGAAGTGACCCTGATCAGCGGGCCGGTGACGTTGGCGGCGCCGGCGGGGGTGGAGTGTCTGCGGGTGGAATCGGCCGCCGAAATGGCGGCGGCGGTGCGCGCGCAGGTGGCGGCCTGCGACATCTTCATCGGCGCCGCGGCGGTGGCCGACTACCGCGCCGCGACGCCTGCCGAGCATAAGATTAAGAAGCAGGGCGAGACCCTCACCCTGGAACTGGTGCGCAATCCGGATATCCTGGCCGAGGTGGCCGCGCGCGATCCACGGCCGTTTACGGTCGGGTTCGCGGCCGAGACCGACGATCTCACCGGCCACGCCGCCAGCAAGCTGCGCGCCAAGGGGCTGGATATGATCGCCGCCAACCGCGTCGGGGCAGGTCTAGGCTTCGATGTGGCCCACAACGCGCTGCTGGTGCTGTGGCCGGGCGGCGACCGCGATTTGGGCGAGGCCGACAAACTCACCCTGGCGCGGCGGCTCATCGAACTGGTGGGCGAGCGCTACGCGGCGGCGGTCGGTGCGGCACGGCCCTAG
- the dut gene encoding dUTP diphosphatase: MHHRIKARLLDPRLGREIPLPTHATEGSAGMDVRACLEQPLTLQPGETQLIPLGFALHIDDAALAAVLLPRSGLGHKHGIVLGNLVGLIDSDYQGQVYASLWNRGAEPFVVEPGDRIAQLVFVPVVQAELEVVESFEESARGGGGFGHSGHR; the protein is encoded by the coding sequence ATGCACCACCGCATTAAAGCTCGCCTGCTCGACCCGCGCCTGGGGCGCGAGATTCCGCTGCCCACCCACGCCACCGAAGGCTCGGCCGGCATGGACGTGCGCGCCTGCCTCGAACAGCCCCTGACGCTGCAGCCCGGGGAGACACAGCTGATTCCGCTGGGCTTCGCGCTGCACATCGACGATGCCGCCCTGGCCGCGGTGCTGCTGCCCCGCTCGGGGCTCGGACACAAACACGGCATCGTGCTGGGCAACCTCGTCGGGCTGATCGATTCCGACTATCAGGGCCAGGTCTACGCCTCGCTATGGAACCGAGGCGCTGAGCCGTTCGTAGTGGAGCCCGGGGACCGGATTGCGCAGCTGGTGTTCGTGCCGGTGGTGCAGGCCGAGTTGGAGGTGGTGGAGAGCTTCGAAGAGAGCGCGCGCGGTGGCGGCGGCTTCGGACACTCGGGACACCGCTGA
- a CDS encoding phosphomannomutase/phosphoglucomutase — protein MGLPEDDLPPGIFRAYDIRGIVGSELSEATFERLGRAVAEEARSRGVVRLVLGRDGRLSSAALAEALARGAAGAGVEVLDAGQVPTPVLYFAAHAYADGSGMMVTGSHNPPEYNGLKVMLQGVTLAEDAIQGLRARALAADLAAESAASAPPAASPDVRLGCTPIPDYIARVCADVQLARPLRVVLDCGHGAGAWVAPDLLRALGCEVYPLNCTVDGRFPGHAPDPSQPENLRELVAAVTARRADLGLALDGDADRLNVVDSAGKIRWPDHQLLVLARDILARHPGGQVIYDVKSSGDIAPAVRGWGGRALMWRSGHSLLKAKLQETGAVLAGELSGHLFLADRWYGFDDALYAAARLLEIVSRAPTPLAAFEWLPQRAATPELRVPLPEGQGRAWMARLVLAPPPSEGDLTTLDGVRVDYAEGFALLRASNTLPCLTLRFEGRDAAALARVQQQFKAWVAPVLPTLAWPVLTEEDEAL, from the coding sequence ATGGGCCTGCCCGAGGACGACCTGCCGCCGGGAATCTTCCGCGCCTACGACATCCGCGGCATCGTCGGCAGTGAGCTCAGCGAGGCCACCTTCGAACGACTCGGTCGCGCGGTGGCGGAGGAGGCGCGCTCGCGTGGGGTGGTGCGCCTGGTGCTCGGGCGCGATGGCCGGCTGTCCAGCGCCGCGTTGGCCGAGGCGCTGGCGCGCGGCGCGGCGGGGGCGGGCGTGGAGGTGCTGGACGCGGGGCAGGTGCCGACACCGGTGCTGTATTTCGCGGCGCACGCCTATGCCGATGGCAGCGGCATGATGGTCACGGGCAGCCACAATCCGCCCGAGTACAACGGGCTCAAGGTGATGCTGCAGGGCGTCACCCTCGCCGAGGACGCGATCCAGGGCCTGCGCGCGCGGGCGCTGGCCGCGGACTTGGCAGCGGAGTCGGCGGCGAGCGCGCCGCCCGCCGCGTCGCCGGATGTCCGCCTCGGATGCACCCCGATCCCCGACTACATCGCGCGCGTATGCGCCGACGTGCAGCTCGCCCGGCCGCTACGCGTGGTACTCGACTGCGGTCATGGCGCGGGCGCGTGGGTGGCGCCCGACCTGCTGCGCGCCCTGGGTTGCGAGGTCTACCCCCTGAACTGCACCGTGGACGGACGCTTTCCCGGCCACGCGCCGGATCCCAGCCAGCCGGAGAACCTGCGCGAACTCGTCGCGGCCGTCACCGCGCGGCGCGCCGACCTCGGGCTCGCCCTCGATGGCGATGCGGATCGGCTCAACGTGGTGGACAGCGCCGGGAAGATACGCTGGCCCGATCATCAGCTGCTGGTGCTGGCGCGTGATATCCTAGCGCGCCACCCGGGCGGCCAGGTGATCTACGACGTCAAGTCGAGCGGGGACATCGCGCCGGCGGTGCGAGGCTGGGGCGGCCGCGCGCTGATGTGGCGCTCGGGGCATTCCCTGCTCAAGGCGAAGCTGCAGGAGACCGGCGCCGTGCTGGCCGGGGAGCTGAGCGGCCACCTGTTCCTGGCCGACCGTTGGTACGGCTTCGACGACGCCCTCTACGCCGCCGCGCGCCTGCTGGAGATCGTGAGCCGTGCGCCGACGCCCCTGGCCGCGTTCGAGTGGTTGCCGCAGCGGGCGGCGACCCCCGAGCTGCGCGTGCCGCTGCCGGAGGGGCAGGGGCGCGCGTGGATGGCGCGCCTGGTGCTGGCACCGCCGCCGTCGGAGGGCGACCTCACGACGCTCGACGGCGTGCGGGTGGACTACGCCGAGGGCTTCGCCTTGCTGCGCGCGTCCAACACCCTGCCGTGCCTGACGCTGCGCTTCGAGGGCCGCGACGCCGCGGCGCTGGCGCGGGTGCAGCAGCAGTTCAAGGCGTGGGTCGCCCCGGTGCTGCCGACGCTCGCGTGGCCTGTTTTGACGGAGGAGGACGAGGCGCTATGA